The following coding sequences are from one Prionailurus viverrinus isolate Anna chromosome D2, UM_Priviv_1.0, whole genome shotgun sequence window:
- the MSS51 gene encoding putative protein MSS51 homolog, mitochondrial isoform X3, producing the protein MITEAVPRYQWTAMAPRSRKRRHKKPPSSVAPMVVTPSTVVTPVPLTLSKPDPSIDALGFFSLENNVPGLSQLILQKLSMKSYEEYKLVLDGGASVSGFGFRCPQEMFQKMEDTFRFCAHCRALPSGLSDSKVLRQCKRCRNVYYCGPECQRSDWPAHRKVCQELRLVAVDRLMEWLLVTGAFVLPSGPWPCLAEAVQGWDTWFSMRHLQLDATLDAVLGSHAMTTLWASVGRPRPDPDVLQGSLKRLLTDALSRPLTLGLGLRALGINVGKIGGSTVHVVGASHVETFLTRPEDYDELGYMFPGHLGLRVIMVGIDVSAGFTQNPSTPILEPGTVQLSGHRGLYHDFWEEEVETGRIAHPDLVVTFHPAIRNWQPHYRFWWTWIQTSPPMELTLLHPSNLNRSIPTPTSSQYTAMPIISSFLEVPASWIGGNWKKK; encoded by the exons ATGATCACAGAGGCAG TCCCCAGGTATCAGTGGACAGCCATGGCTCCAAGATCTCGGAAGCGAAGGCACAAGAAACCCCCTTCATCAGTGGCTCCCATGGTTGTGACCCCATCCACAGTTGTGACCCCTGTGCCTCTGACCCTCTCAAAACCTGACCCTAGCATTGATGCGCTTGGCTTCTTCTCCTTGGAAAATAATGTTCCTGGCCTATCTCAGCTAATCCTTCAAAAGCTAAGCATGAAAAGCTATGAAGAATACAA GTTGGTGCTAGATGGGGGTGCTTCTGTATCAGGCTTTGGATTTCGATGCCCTCAAGAAATGTTCCAGAAGATGGAGGACACATTCCGATTCTGTGCTCACTGTAGAGCTCTCCCTAGTGGTCTTTCAGACTCCAAGGTCTTACGGCAGTGCAAAAG GTGCAGAAATGTGTATTACTGTGGTCCAGAGTGCCAGAGGTCAGACTGGCCAGCACACAGGAAGGTTTGTCAAGAGCTGCGTCTTGTAGCTGTGGACCGTCTCATGGAATGGCTCCTAGTCACAG GTGCTTTTGTCCTACCTTCAGGGCCTTGGCCATGCCTGGCTGAAGCTGTACAGGGCTGGGATACCTGGTTTTCTATGCGGCATTTACAGCTAGATGCTACACTGGATGCTGTGCTAGGTAGTCATGCCATGACCACCCTGTGGGCCAGCGTAGGACGGCCAAGGCCAGACCCAGATGTCTTGCAGGGCTCTTTGAAGCGGCTGCTGACAGATGCCCTCTCACGACCCTTGACACTGGGCCTTGGGCTTCGGGCCTTGGGGATAAATGTTGGGAAGATTGGGGGAAGCACAGTGCATGTGGTTGGTGCTTCCCACGTGGAGACATTCCTCACTCGCCCTGAGGACTATGATGAGCTTGGCTACATGTTTCCTGGACACCTTGGCCTCCGTGTGATCATGGTGGGTATAGACGTATCTGCTGGCTTTACACAGAACCCCTCAACTCCCATCCTGGAACCTGGCACAGTTCAGCTTAGTGGCCATAGAGGCCTCTATCATGACTTCTGGGAGGAGGAGGTAGAGACTGGGCGGATAGCCCATCCAGATTTGGTGGTGACATTCCATCCAG CCATCAGGAATTGGCAGCCTCATTACAGATTCTGGTGGACTTGGATACAAACATCACCGCCTATGGAGCTAACCCTTTTGCATCCCTCAAACCTGAACAGGTCTATTCCAACCCCAACAAGCAGCCAGTATACTGCAATGCCTATTATATCATCTTTCTTGGAAGTTCCTGCCAGTTGGATAGGAGGCAACTGGAAGAAAAAGTAG
- the MSS51 gene encoding putative protein MSS51 homolog, mitochondrial isoform X2, which produces MAPRSRKRRHKKPPSSVAPMVVTPSTVVTPVPLTLSKPDPSIDALGFFSLENNVPGLSQLILQKLSMKSYEEYKLVLDGGASVSGFGFRCPQEMFQKMEDTFRFCAHCRALPSGLSDSKVLRQCKRCRNVYYCGPECQRSDWPAHRKVCQELRLVAVDRLMEWLLVTGAFVLPSGPWPCLAEAVQGWDTWFSMRHLQLDATLDAVLGSHAMTTLWASVGRPRPDPDVLQGSLKRLLTDALSRPLTLGLGLRALGINVGKIGGSTVHVVGASHVETFLTRPEDYDELGYMFPGHLGLRVIMVGIDVSAGFTQNPSTPILEPGTVQLSGHRGLYHDFWEEEVETGRIAHPDLVVTFHPGFHASPDLMEAWLPTLLLLRDYEIPTLITVYSHQELAASLQILVDLDTNITAYGANPFASLKPEQVYSNPNKQPVYCNAYYIIFLGSSCQLDRRQLEEKVDGGV; this is translated from the exons ATGGCTCCAAGATCTCGGAAGCGAAGGCACAAGAAACCCCCTTCATCAGTGGCTCCCATGGTTGTGACCCCATCCACAGTTGTGACCCCTGTGCCTCTGACCCTCTCAAAACCTGACCCTAGCATTGATGCGCTTGGCTTCTTCTCCTTGGAAAATAATGTTCCTGGCCTATCTCAGCTAATCCTTCAAAAGCTAAGCATGAAAAGCTATGAAGAATACAA GTTGGTGCTAGATGGGGGTGCTTCTGTATCAGGCTTTGGATTTCGATGCCCTCAAGAAATGTTCCAGAAGATGGAGGACACATTCCGATTCTGTGCTCACTGTAGAGCTCTCCCTAGTGGTCTTTCAGACTCCAAGGTCTTACGGCAGTGCAAAAG GTGCAGAAATGTGTATTACTGTGGTCCAGAGTGCCAGAGGTCAGACTGGCCAGCACACAGGAAGGTTTGTCAAGAGCTGCGTCTTGTAGCTGTGGACCGTCTCATGGAATGGCTCCTAGTCACAG GTGCTTTTGTCCTACCTTCAGGGCCTTGGCCATGCCTGGCTGAAGCTGTACAGGGCTGGGATACCTGGTTTTCTATGCGGCATTTACAGCTAGATGCTACACTGGATGCTGTGCTAGGTAGTCATGCCATGACCACCCTGTGGGCCAGCGTAGGACGGCCAAGGCCAGACCCAGATGTCTTGCAGGGCTCTTTGAAGCGGCTGCTGACAGATGCCCTCTCACGACCCTTGACACTGGGCCTTGGGCTTCGGGCCTTGGGGATAAATGTTGGGAAGATTGGGGGAAGCACAGTGCATGTGGTTGGTGCTTCCCACGTGGAGACATTCCTCACTCGCCCTGAGGACTATGATGAGCTTGGCTACATGTTTCCTGGACACCTTGGCCTCCGTGTGATCATGGTGGGTATAGACGTATCTGCTGGCTTTACACAGAACCCCTCAACTCCCATCCTGGAACCTGGCACAGTTCAGCTTAGTGGCCATAGAGGCCTCTATCATGACTTCTGGGAGGAGGAGGTAGAGACTGGGCGGATAGCCCATCCAGATTTGGTGGTGACATTCCATCCAG GTTTCCATGCTTCCCCAGACTTAATGGAGGCTTGGCTGCCCACCCTCTTGCTACTTCGTGATTATGAGATCCCTACATTGATCACTGTTTACAG CCATCAGGAATTGGCAGCCTCATTACAGATTCTGGTGGACTTGGATACAAACATCACCGCCTATGGAGCTAACCCTTTTGCATCCCTCAAACCTGAACAGGTCTATTCCAACCCCAACAAGCAGCCAGTATACTGCAATGCCTATTATATCATCTTTCTTGGAAGTTCCTGCCAGTTGGATAGGAGGCAACTGGAAGAAAAAGTAGATGGTGGAGTTTAA
- the MSS51 gene encoding putative protein MSS51 homolog, mitochondrial isoform X1 yields MITEAVPRYQWTAMAPRSRKRRHKKPPSSVAPMVVTPSTVVTPVPLTLSKPDPSIDALGFFSLENNVPGLSQLILQKLSMKSYEEYKLVLDGGASVSGFGFRCPQEMFQKMEDTFRFCAHCRALPSGLSDSKVLRQCKRCRNVYYCGPECQRSDWPAHRKVCQELRLVAVDRLMEWLLVTGAFVLPSGPWPCLAEAVQGWDTWFSMRHLQLDATLDAVLGSHAMTTLWASVGRPRPDPDVLQGSLKRLLTDALSRPLTLGLGLRALGINVGKIGGSTVHVVGASHVETFLTRPEDYDELGYMFPGHLGLRVIMVGIDVSAGFTQNPSTPILEPGTVQLSGHRGLYHDFWEEEVETGRIAHPDLVVTFHPGFHASPDLMEAWLPTLLLLRDYEIPTLITVYSHQELAASLQILVDLDTNITAYGANPFASLKPEQVYSNPNKQPVYCNAYYIIFLGSSCQLDRRQLEEKVDGGV; encoded by the exons ATGATCACAGAGGCAG TCCCCAGGTATCAGTGGACAGCCATGGCTCCAAGATCTCGGAAGCGAAGGCACAAGAAACCCCCTTCATCAGTGGCTCCCATGGTTGTGACCCCATCCACAGTTGTGACCCCTGTGCCTCTGACCCTCTCAAAACCTGACCCTAGCATTGATGCGCTTGGCTTCTTCTCCTTGGAAAATAATGTTCCTGGCCTATCTCAGCTAATCCTTCAAAAGCTAAGCATGAAAAGCTATGAAGAATACAA GTTGGTGCTAGATGGGGGTGCTTCTGTATCAGGCTTTGGATTTCGATGCCCTCAAGAAATGTTCCAGAAGATGGAGGACACATTCCGATTCTGTGCTCACTGTAGAGCTCTCCCTAGTGGTCTTTCAGACTCCAAGGTCTTACGGCAGTGCAAAAG GTGCAGAAATGTGTATTACTGTGGTCCAGAGTGCCAGAGGTCAGACTGGCCAGCACACAGGAAGGTTTGTCAAGAGCTGCGTCTTGTAGCTGTGGACCGTCTCATGGAATGGCTCCTAGTCACAG GTGCTTTTGTCCTACCTTCAGGGCCTTGGCCATGCCTGGCTGAAGCTGTACAGGGCTGGGATACCTGGTTTTCTATGCGGCATTTACAGCTAGATGCTACACTGGATGCTGTGCTAGGTAGTCATGCCATGACCACCCTGTGGGCCAGCGTAGGACGGCCAAGGCCAGACCCAGATGTCTTGCAGGGCTCTTTGAAGCGGCTGCTGACAGATGCCCTCTCACGACCCTTGACACTGGGCCTTGGGCTTCGGGCCTTGGGGATAAATGTTGGGAAGATTGGGGGAAGCACAGTGCATGTGGTTGGTGCTTCCCACGTGGAGACATTCCTCACTCGCCCTGAGGACTATGATGAGCTTGGCTACATGTTTCCTGGACACCTTGGCCTCCGTGTGATCATGGTGGGTATAGACGTATCTGCTGGCTTTACACAGAACCCCTCAACTCCCATCCTGGAACCTGGCACAGTTCAGCTTAGTGGCCATAGAGGCCTCTATCATGACTTCTGGGAGGAGGAGGTAGAGACTGGGCGGATAGCCCATCCAGATTTGGTGGTGACATTCCATCCAG GTTTCCATGCTTCCCCAGACTTAATGGAGGCTTGGCTGCCCACCCTCTTGCTACTTCGTGATTATGAGATCCCTACATTGATCACTGTTTACAG CCATCAGGAATTGGCAGCCTCATTACAGATTCTGGTGGACTTGGATACAAACATCACCGCCTATGGAGCTAACCCTTTTGCATCCCTCAAACCTGAACAGGTCTATTCCAACCCCAACAAGCAGCCAGTATACTGCAATGCCTATTATATCATCTTTCTTGGAAGTTCCTGCCAGTTGGATAGGAGGCAACTGGAAGAAAAAGTAGATGGTGGAGTTTAA